A DNA window from Dehalococcoidia bacterium contains the following coding sequences:
- a CDS encoding histidine triad nucleotide-binding protein produces the protein MPDDCLFCRMASGKTPTSKLHEDDRVFVIKDIHPRAPTHVMIIPKEHIASARDLGPQHGELLAHMFATSTEVAKELGVADKGYRLTFNVGDEGGQTIYHLHLHLLGGRRLGPEG, from the coding sequence CATGGCCAGCGGCAAAACTCCCACCTCGAAGCTGCACGAAGACGACCGGGTCTTCGTGATCAAGGACATACACCCGCGGGCGCCGACCCACGTGATGATCATCCCCAAGGAGCACATCGCCTCAGCGCGCGACCTCGGGCCCCAGCACGGCGAACTTCTTGCGCACATGTTCGCGACCTCGACGGAAGTGGCGAAAGAGCTTGGCGTCGCGGACAAGGGCTACCGCCTTACCTTCAACGTCGGGGACGAGGGTGGCCAGACCATCTACCACCTGCATCTCCACCTGCTTGGCGGCCGCCGCCTTGGGCCCGAGGGATAG